One window of Amyelois transitella isolate CPQ chromosome 7, ilAmyTran1.1, whole genome shotgun sequence genomic DNA carries:
- the LOC106134434 gene encoding uncharacterized protein LOC106134434, with protein sequence MDAVEIACVIYFYSRKQRKKYKKRYWIHPLLETRNEFGQFASCFQELKKHQDKFFGYVRMSVSSFEELLTVLYDTIKGQDTKFRDCIQPEEKLVITLRYFATGCTFTELHYTFKIGVSTVAEIVREVCFAIWFCLKDICLPEPNKDAWKKIANDFFQRANFPNCLGAVDGKHIRCIAPNNSGSMCFNYL encoded by the exons ATGGACGCCGTCGAGATAgcttgtgttatttatttttactcccGAAAACAacgaaagaaatataaaaaaagatactgGATTCATCCTTTACTAGAAACACGCAACGAATTCGGCCAGTTCGCAAGTTGTTTTCAAGAACTGAAGAAGCACCAAGATAAATTTTTCGGCTATGTTAGAATGAGTGTTTCGTCATTTGAAGAACTACTAACAGTTTTATATGACACCATCAAAGGACAAGATACTAAATTTCGTGATTGTATCCAACCCGAAGAGAAATTAGTAATAACATTAAG ATATTTTGCAACAGGTTGTACATTCACGGAACTACATTATACATTCAAAATTGGAGTAAGCACTGTAGCAGAAATCGTACGAGAAGTTTGTTTTGCAATTTGGTTTTGTCTGAAAGATATTTGTTTGCCTGAACCAAACAAAGACGCTTGGAAAAAAATTGccaatgatttttttcaaagaGCAAATTTTCCTAACTGCTTAGGTGCTGTTGACGGCAAGCACATACGATGCATTGCACCTAATAACAGTGGCTCGATgtgttttaattacttataa
- the LOC106131712 gene encoding collagen alpha-2(IV) chain — protein sequence MGPGIAFYILASLVLAIASEAPPTKNNTQIANEGNSEKETQPAESSARAGRQFGYGDAKDIVIDIQDDEKNQYYETNYDTNAYGFGYDVGPNGQFHHETRGPDGVTYGCYGYVDPDGYLRATHYVADSHGYRVVEPNKPVEVYPDEKYEYDETTSNQPTEKVPGQIIPWEKLYFPKGCGRTPGGVPPKPPPRPTRPPRPPTDSSGQNTNPSPGVVAPGQGGAGGAGGGPGGPGGPNGPNGPGGPNGPYGPGGPGGPNGPNGPGGPGGPNGPGGPNGPGGPNGPWQGGYYPGTPGTPGSPGSPGSPGSPGGPGGPGGPGSPGGPGGPNGPNGPSQGGYYPGSPGSPGSPGSPGSPGGPGGPGGPGGPGSGGYPGYYPGSGASPGSPGTPGSPGSPGTPGSPGTPGQPGYYPGGPGGPAGPPGSGSHYPGQPGSPGSPGTPGSPGGPGGPGGPGGPGGPGGPGGPGGPPGSYYPGQPGTGQPGKPGAPAHPGQPGYPGQPGQPGTPGQPGTPGQPGTPGQPGQPGYPGQPGQPGHPGQPGTPGQPGQPGYPGQPGQPGHPGQPGTPGQPGQPGYPGQPGQPGHPGQPGTPGQPGQPGYPGQPGQPGHPGQPGTSGQPGQPGYPGQPGQPGHPGQPGTPGQPGQPGYPGQPGQPGHPGQPGTPGQPGQPGYPGQPGQPGHPGQPGTPGQPGQPGYPGQPGQPGHPGQPGTPGQPGQPGYPGQPGQPGHPGQPGTPGQPGQPGYPGQPGQPGYPGQPGQPGQPGTPGQPGQPGYPGQPGQPGQPGQPGYPGQPGQPGYPGQPGQPGHPGQPGTPGQPGQPGYPGQPGQPGYPGQPGQPGHPGQPGTPGQPGQPGYPGQPGQPGHPGQPGTPGQPGQPGYPGQPGQPGHPGQPGTPGQPGQPGYPGQPGQPGHPGQPGQPGQPGHPGQPGTPGQPGQPGYPGQPGQPGQPGQPGHPGQPGQPGHPGQPGQPGHPGQPGQPGQQGGPGQPGQPGHPGQPGTPGQPGQPGYPGQPGQPGHPGQPGTPGQPGQPGYPGQPGQPGHPGQPGTPGQPGQPGYPGQPGQPGHPGQPGTPGQPGQPGYPGQPGQPVHPGQPGTPGQPGQPGYPEQPGQPGHPGQPGTPGQPGQPGYPGQPGQPGHPGQPGTPGQPGQPGYPGQPGQPVHPGQPGTPGQPGQPGYPEQPGQPGHPGQPGQQGGPGQPGQPGYPGQPGQPGGPSQPGQPGQPGQPGQPGYPGQPGQPGYPGQPGQPGQPGQPGQPGQPAHPGQPGQPGQPGHPGQPGQPGQPGYPGQPGQPGQPGHPGQPGQPGYPGQPGGPSQPGQQGTPVKPGQSGQPGQPGQQGQPGHPGQPGHPGQPGQPGQPGHPGQPGQPGQPGQQGGPSQPGQPGTPGKPGYPGQPGQPGQPGQPGYPGQPGQPGQPGQQGGPSQPGQPGTPGKPGYPGQPGQPGQPGQPGYPGQPGQPGQPGYPGQPGQPGQPGYPGQPGQPGQPGQQGGPNQPGQPGTPGKPGYPGQTGQPGQPGQPGYPGQPGQPGQPGYPGQPGQPAQPGYPGQPGQPGQPGQQGGPGQPGYPGQPGQPGQPGQPGYPGQPGQPGQPGQPGYPGQPGQPGQPGQPGYPGQPGQPGQPGQPGYPGQPGQPGQPGQPGYPGQPGQPGQPGQPGYPGQPGQPGQPGQPGYPGQPGQPGQPGQPGYPGQPGQPSKPGQPGGPSQTGQPGQSGKPGQPGYPGQPGQPGQPGQPGQQGGPGQPGYPGQPGQPGQPGYPGQPGQPGQPGQQGGPGQPGYPGQPGQPGQPGYPGQPGQPGQPGQQGGPGQPGYPGQPGQPGQPGYPGQPGQPGQPGQQGGPGQPGYPGQPGQPGQPGYPGQPGQPGQPGQQGGPGQPGYPGQPGQPGQQGGPGQPGYPGQPGYPGGGQPSQPGYPSQPGQPGGPNQPGQPGQPGQPGQPGQPGQPGGGDSVGAPSGTGVQPPNYVPPSSQMPPFPIYVIPYPLPIVPSPGSCPCYLVNPGNNDTTTQVQGGQSPANAGPTYAPYGIIGFVPVVFVPYCPGNGSGMNMAQQNFPSAVPVPYNCAQCQANNRDVYRYLNRWNGARSASFNNLKEISSLSELEDLLKNQIKPMKKSLRRIAVHPRILDDKTNDKAMIKSQK from the exons GCATCGCTAGTGCTAGCCATAGCTAGTGAAGCGCCGCCAACGAAGAATAATACCCAAATAGCCAATGAAGGCAACTCAGAAAAGGAGACACAGCCGGCAGAATCTTCGGCACGGGCTGGAAGACAATTCGGCTACGGCGACGCAAAGGATATCGTCATCGACATTCAAGATGACGAGAAGAACCAATACTATGAAACCAATTATGACACAA ACGCATATGGTTTCGGTTATGACGTGGGTCCCAACGGCCAGTTCCATCATGAGACCCGCGGGCCCGACGGCGTGACATACGGTTGCTACGGTTACGTAGACCCTGACGGATACCTCCGAGCTACACACTATGTAGCCGACAGCCACGGTTACCGGGTCGTCGAGCCAAACAAACCCGTCGAAGTGTACCCGGATGAAAAATACGAGTACGACGAAAC AACATCAAACCAGCCGACTGAAAAGGTTCCAGGGCAGATAATACCCTGGGAGAAGCTATATTTCCCCAAGGGTTGCGGTCGCACCCCTGGCGGCGTCCCTCCCAAGCCGCCGCCGAGACCCACGCGGCCACCGCGCCCACCGACTGACAGCAGCGGTCAGAACACGAACCCCAGCCCTGGAGTCGTTGCACCTGGTcaag GTGGTGCTGGAGGAGCTGGTGGTGGACCAGGAGGCCCAGGCGGCCCGAATGGCCCTAATGGACCAGGTGGACCAAATGGCCCTTACGGACCTGGCGGACCAGGTGGACCAAATGGCCCTAACGGACCTGGAGGCCCAGGTGGGCCAAATGGACCTGGAGGACCGAATGGACCCGGTGGACCGAATGGACCAT GGCAAGGAGGTTACTATCCCGGTACACCAGGCACACCTGGATCTCCAGGTAGTCCTGGATCACCAGGCAGCCCAG gTGGCCCAGGTGGACCCGGCGGACCCGGTAGCCCTGGAGGACCAGGTGGCCCTAATGGACCTAATGGACCAT ctCAAGGCGGCTACTACCCAGGTTCACCAGGCAGTCCTGGCTCCCCGGGCAGTCCAGGTTCACCAGGAGGCCCAG GGGGTCCCGGTGGCCCAGGCGGTCCTGGCAGCGGAGGATACCCAGGTTATTACCCCGGCTCAGGAGCCAGCCCAGGCTCGCCTGGGACACCAGGCAGTCCAGGCTCGCCCGGCACGCCAGGTTCCCCTGGCACTCCAGGCCAACCGGGATACTACCCTGGAGGTCCAG GAGGACCAGCAGGCCCGCCCGGCTCCGGCAGTCACTACCCCGGACAACCCGGCTCACCAGGATCCCCGGGCACGCCCGGATCACCCGGTGGCCCag GAGGCCCCGGTGGCCCTGGAGGACCCGGTGGCCCCGGTGGCCCAGGTGGGCCCGGCGGTCCACCAGGGTCTTACTACCCCGGTCAACCAGGCACAG GCCAGCCTGGAAAACCTGGCGCCCCAGCACATCCTGGACAGCCCGGATACCCCGGACAACCCGGACAACCCGGCACCCCAGGACAACCCGGCACCCCAGGACAACCCGGCACCCCAGGACAACCAGGACAGCCCGGATATCCAGGACAACCCGGACAGCCCGGTCACCCAGGACAACCCGGCACCCCAGGACAACCAGGACAGCCCGGATATCCAGGACAACCCGGACAGCCCGGTCACCCAGGACAACCCGGCACCCCAGGACAACCAGGACAGCCCGGATATCCAGGACAACCCGGACAGCCCGGTCACCCAGGACAACCCGGCACCCCAGGACAACCAGGACAGCCCGGATATCCAGGACAACCCGGACAGCCCGGTCACCCAGGACAACCCGGCACCTCAGGACAACCAGGACAGCCCGGATATCCAGGACAACCCGGACAGCCCGGTCACCCAGGACAACCCGGCACCCCAGGACAACCAGGACAGCCCGGATATCCAGGACAACCCGGACAGCCCGGTCACCCAGGACAACCCGGCACCCCAGGACAACCAGGACAGCCCGGATATCCAGGACAACCCGGACAGCCCGGTCACCCAGGACAACCCGGCACCCCAGGACAACCAGGACAGCCCGGATATCCAGGACAACCCGGACAGCCCGGTCACCCAGGACAACCCGGCACCCCAGGACAACCAGGACAGCCCGGATATCCAGGACAACCCGGACAGCCCGGTCACCCAGGACAACCCGGCACCCCAGGACAACCAGGACAGCCCGGATATCCAGGACAACCCGGACAGCCCGGATATCCAGGACAACCCGGACAGCCCG GACAACCCGGTACCCCAGGACAACCAGGACAGCCCGGATATCCAGGACAACCCGGACAACCTG GACAACCAGGACAGCCCGGATATCCAGGACAACCCGGACAGCCCGGATATCCAGGACAACCCGGACAGCCCGGTCACCCAGGACAACCCGGCACCCCAGGACAACCAGGACAGCCCGGATATCCAGGACAACCCGGACAGCCCGGATATCCAGGACAACCCGGACAGCCCGGTCACCCAGGACAACCCGGTACCCCAGGACAACCAGGACAGCCCGGATATCCAGGACAACCCGGACAGCCCGGTCACCCAGGACAACCCGGCACCCCAGGACAACCAGGCCAGCCCGGATATCCAGGACAACCCGGACAGCCCGGTCACCCAGGACAACCCGGCACCCCAGGACAACCAGGACAGCCCGGATATCCAGGACAACCCGGACAGCCCGGTCACCCAGGACAACCCG GACAACCCGGACAGCCCGGTCACCCAGGACAACCCGGCACCCCAGGACAACCAGGACAGCCCGGATATCCAGGACAACCCGGACAACCTG GACAACCCGGACAGCCCGGTCACCCAGGACAACCCGGGCAGCCCGGTCACCCAGGACAACCCGGACAACCTGGTCACCCGGGACAACCAGGACAACCTGGACAACAAGGAGGACCAGGACAACCCGGACAGCCCGGTCACCCAGGACAACCCGGCACCCCAGGACAACCAGGACAGCCCGGATATCCAGGACAACCCGGACAGCCCGGTCACCCAGGACAACCCGGTACCCCAGGACAACCAGGACAGCCCGGATATCCCGGACAACCCGGACAGCCCGGTCACCCAGGACAACCCGGTACCCCAGGACAACCAGGACAGCCCGGATATCCAGGACAACCCGGACAGCCCGGTCACCCAGGACAACCCGGTACCCCAGGACAACCAGGACAGCCTGGATATCCAGGACAACCCGGACAGCCCGTTCACCCAGGACAACCCGGCACCCCAGGACAACCAGGACAGCCCGGATATCCCGAACAACCCGGACAGCCCGGTCACCCAGGACAACCCGGTACCCCAGGACAACCAGGACAGCCCGGATATCCAGGACAACCCGGACAGCCCGGTCACCCAGGACAACCCGGTACCCCAGGACAACCAGGACAGCCTGGATATCCAGGACAACCCGGACAGCCCGTTCACCCAGGACAACCCGGCACCCCAGGACAACCAGGACAGCCCGGATATCCCGAACAACCCGGACAGCCCGGTCACCCAGGACAACCCGGTCAACAGGGAGGACCAGGACAACCCGGTCAACCTGGCTACCCAGGGCAGCCCGGACAGCCag GTGGACCTAGTCAACCAGGACAACCTGGCCAGCCTGGACAACCAGGACAACCCGGCTACCCAGGACAACCAGGACAACCCGGCTACCCAGGACAGCCAGGACAACCAGGACAACCCGGTCAACCAGGCCAGCCAGGACAACCCGCCCACCCAGGCCAGCCAGGACAACCCGGCCAACCAGGCCATCCAGGACAACCCGGCCAACCCGGTCAACCCGGATATCCAGGACAGCCAGGACAACCCGGTCAACCAGGCCACCCAGGACAACCTGGGCAACCCGGCTACCCAGGACAGCCag GTGGCCCTAGCCAACCAGGACAGCAGGGTACTCCAGTCAAACCAGGGCAATCCGGTCAACCCGGACAGCCAGGGCAACAAGGACAACCCGGCCACCCTGGTCAACCAGGGCACCCAGGACAACCCGGCCAGCCCGGTCAACCAGGGCACCCAGGACAACCTGGCCAGCCTGGTCAACCTGGACAACAAGGTGGCCCTAGTCAACCAGGACAGCCAGGTACTCCAGGAAAACCAGGATACCCAGGACAACCTGGACAACCCGGCCAGCCTGGTCAACCAGGATACCCAGGACAACCCGGCCAGCCTGGTCAACCTGGACAACAAGGTGGCCCTAGTCAACCAGGACAGCCAGGTACTCCAGGAAAACCAGGATACCCAGGACAACCTGGTCAACCCGGCCAGCCCGGACAACCAGGATACCCAGGACAACCCGGCCAGCCTGGTCAACCAGGATACCCAGGACAACCCGGCCAGCCTGGTCAACCAGGATACCCAGGACAACCCGGCCAGCCTGGTCAACCTGGACAACAAGGTGGCCCTAATCAACCTGGACAGCCAGGTACTCCAGGAAAACCAGGTTACCCAGGACAAACTGGTCAACCCGGCCAGCCCGGACAACCAGGATACCCAGGACAACCCGGCCAGCCCGGTCAACCAGGATACCCAGGACAACCCGGTCAACCTGCTCAACCAGGATATCCAGGACAACCCGGCCAACCTGGTCAACCTGGACAGCAAGGTGGCCCCGGACAACCCGGTTACCCAGGACAACCAGGACAGCCCGGACAGCCTGGACAACCCGGTTACCCAGGACAACCAGGACAGCCCGGACAGCCTGGACAACCCGGCTACCCAGGACAACCAGGACAGCCCGGACAGCCTGGACAACCCGGCTACCCAGGACAACCAGGACAGCCCGGACAGCCTGGACAACCCGGCTACCCAGGACAACCAGGACAGCCCGGACAGCCTGGACAACCCGGCTACCCAGGACAACCAGGACAGCCCGGACAGCCTGGACAACCCGGCTACCCAGGACAACCAGGACAGCCCGGACAGCCTGGACAACCCGGCTACCCAGGACAACCAGGACAGCCCGGACAGCCTGGACAACCCGGCTACCCAGGACAACCAGGACAGCCTAGCAAACCAGGCCAGCCAG GTGGCCCTAGTCAAACCGGACAACCAGGCCAGTCTGGCAAACCAGGACAGCCTGGTTACCCAGGACAACCCGGTCAACCCGGACAACCTGGACAGCCTGGACAACAAGGAGGCCCCGGTCAACCCGGTTACCCAGGGCAACCTGGTCAACCAGGACAACCTGGTTACCCAGGACAACCCGGACAACCTGGACAGCCCGGACAACAAGGAGGCCCCGGTCAACCCGGTTACCCAGGGCAACCTGGTCAACCAGGACAGCCAGGTTACCCAGGACAACCCGGACAACCTGGACAGCCCGGACAACAAGGAGGCCCCGGTCAACCCGGTTACCCAGGGCAACCTGGTCAACCAGGACAGCCTGGTTACCCAGGACAACCCGGACAACCTGGACAGCCCGGACAACAAGGAGGCCCCGGTCAACCCGGTTACCCAGGGCAACCTGGTCAACCAGGACAGCCTGGTTACCCAGGACAACCCGGACAACCTGGACAGCCCGGACAACAAGGAGGCCCCGGTCAACCTGGATATCCAGGTCAGCCTGGCCAGCCTGGCCAACAAGGAGGCCCCGGACAACCCGGTTACCCAGGGCAACCCGGATACCcag GTGGTGGTCAACCTTCTCAACCTGGATACCCAAGCCAGCCAGGACAACCAGGTGGTCCGAATCAACCAGGTCAGCCAGGTCAACCTGGGCAACCCGGACAACCAGGTCAACCCGGACAACCAG GTGGTGGGGATTCAGTCGGCGCTCCTTCAGGCACTGGAGTACAGCCGCCAAATTACGTTCCTCCTTCTAGTCAAATGCCTCCTTTCCCCATCTACGTCATACCCTACCCACTTCCTATCGTCCCAAGCCCTGGCTCTTGTCCATGCTATCTCGTGAATCCTGGAAATAATGACACCACGACTCAAGTACAGGGAGGTCAAAGCCCAGCCAATGCAGGGCCAACGTATGCTCCGTATGGTATTATCGGTTTTGTGCCAGTAGTTTTCGTACCATACTGTCCAGGAAATGGATCCGGCATGAACATGGCACAACAGAACTTCCCCAGCGCCGTCCCTGTACCATACAATTGTGCTCAGTGTCAAGCAAACAACAGAGATGTATACCGTTACCTAAACAGATGGAATGGAGCGCGCAGTGCTAGTTTcaataatttgaaagaaatCAGCTCACTGTCCGAGCTAGAAGATCTCctgaaaaatcaaattaaaccGATGAAGAAAAGCTTACGCAGAATAGCGGTTCACCCTAGAATTTTGGACGACAAAACGAACGATAAAGCGATGATCAAGTCGCAGAAATAA
- the LOC106134435 gene encoding uncharacterized protein LOC106134435, which yields MNFDTEKFIVEIQQREAIWNCEGAVYKNRDLKRKQWEELVDIFGKEEMTTEAKKSLGKELQKKWKNIRDNFVKALKDNVTRSGSAAKKKTQYIFYNNLMFLKDTVSINETDSSMQRQENERNETENVADPVVVPPPKRKKKKNKEDDIGVELINVLNKNVELKKAEEDEDRLFFLSLVSEIKKVPEHIRLRTKSQIMQVITEAQTSGYNYCNSTWDYVRPFYNQGPSQGYQTPSFARNNNPPPPPSVPPTHRGTCNQEQSVMSPESTYSQISQESDYLDLFNDNNSQ from the exons ATGAACTTCGACACAGAGAAATTCATTGTTGAAATTCAACAACGAGAAGCTATTTGGAATTGTGAAGGAGCAGTTTATAAGAATAGAGATTTAAAACGGAAACAGTGGGAAGAATTAGTAGATATTTTTGGAAAAGAAGAGATGACAACAGAGGCAAAAAAAAGTCttg GAAAAGAATTACAAAAGAAATGGAAGAACATTAGGGATAATTTCGTGAAAGCTCTAAAGGACAATGTTACCAGGAGTGGGTCAGCGGCTAAGAAAAAGActcaatacatattttacaataatttaatgtttttgaagGACACAGTATCTATCAATGAAACTGATTCAAGCATGCAAAGgcaagaaaatgaaagaaatgAAACAGAAAACGTAGCTGACCCAGTCGTAGTACCACCGccaaaacgaaaaaaaaagaaaaataaagaagatgATATAGGAGTTGAATTGATTAACGTCTTAAATAAGAATGTAGAGTTGAAAAAGGCGGAAGAAGATGAAGATAGACTTTTCTTTTTGTCGTTGgttagtgaaataaaaaaagtgccTGAACATATACGCCTACGTACAAAATCTCAAATAATGCAAGTCATTACTGAAGCCCAAACGTCTGGATACAACTACTGTAACTCTACTTGGGATTACGTACGACCATTCTACAACCAAGGGCCATCCCAAGGATATCAGACACCATCATTTGCTAGAAATAATAACCCACCACCACCGCCCTCAGTTCCACCTACACACCGTGGAACATGTAATCAAGAACAATCTGTAATGTCTCCTGAATCAACATATTCACAGATATCTCAAGAATCTGATTATCTAGAtctttttaatgataataattctCAGTAA